AGACCGAGATCGATGGCTCGACTCAATCAATCTTCTGAAACGTAATTCAGGTGAACGGTGGAGCTCGTTCCGAGAAGAGGACCCACTATTCTCCCCCAAAAACTCCCCAGCGTGAATATGTGGAGCTGGGTAAAAGCTGAAAGCTACTTCATCAGGGGTCGTTGGTGGGGGCGCATAATGTGGCGAGTACGTCGATGTCGGAGGAACATAAGGCGGTGAGTAAGGCATGTGAGAGCTGCCGTCGATGGCTATGGGCTCGTCGGCATTAGACTCGTCTATCTCGTTAACAATCGGTAGTTGGATTGGAGCGTATGAAGAATTATTGTAGGGTTCATAGGATGGAAAGTATGGGGTGTACTCCGGACTAGGGGTGGGGTTCACATTCATGGCAGGTAGTGTAGGAGAGTAAGCTGAATGGGAAGGGGAGTACGGTGGGTGGGGATCCGACAGTTCTGACATAACAGGCATTTCAACAAGCGGTTGGCGGTCGTCGACAGCTGGCATGGGTAAAGAGTTGAGAGAGAGGTCAGAGCCAAGATCCGGTCGACGAGGGCGAGGAGAATGAGGGAGACCCAGGTAGAGATTCACATCCATTCTCCTGATTCTGCTATCATTTCCCTCTTCTTCCATTCCTGGAAAGAGAGAATAGCCCACTTATCCCCTCTGGCCCTCTTAGAAGCTTTATTAAAGCTCACTCATTTGcaaggaaacaaaagaaaagatttttttttttaaaaaaaaactagttttaGTTTCCATCTCACCATGCGAGAAACCCCTCAAATAGGGTTCAAATAGGGGTCGGGGTTCGAAACCCTAGATCATTCCAAGGTCAAAATTGACacttttctcccttttttatCCATAAAAATCCCTCTTTTACCGCATGAAGATGAAGATTAGGGTTTCGTTACTCGGTGCGAATCCAAGTTCCACGAAAAACGAAACCCTAGCGGGGAAGGAAACAAGGGTTAGGGGATCAGCTCGAGTGCGAGCGAAATCGGGAGCAGGCCTCGAGAAGAGGCGCGGAGTGGGAGGAAGAGGGCGAGAGAGGAGTGAGGGGAGGCGATTGAGGGGATCATACCGGGGGTTTGCGGAAGAGGCGGCGGTGGCTTCGGAATTTTGGGGTTTGTTTCTCTCAGGCTCAGCTCAGCTCCCACCGAGAAAGAgccagaaagagagagagagagagagagagaggtgtggaTGGACCTAAGAAGCGAGCTCCGGAGGACTTATATAAAGCGCGATGGCTGCCACAGTGCCACGGCTacactattattattttaatatatatatatatatatatatatatatatatatatatattttaaaatagtatgctgttactttatttatttaaaaaataaatttagctaaaaaagAAGCATTCATGGTCTCGCGGCACAAAgcggaagagagaaaaaaaaaaagaaaagaaggaagggacactattttattttttattttatttttttatttaaaaaatcctTTGGTCCCCCTCACAAGTCACAATATTTTTCTTTGATTTATTAGTTTGTATACCTAACATTTTTGAAGAGCATGCAAAATTTTTTACTCCATAATGCCAACGAAATAATCATATATTATACCAACAGTTTAAAAATCTGCAACAATACTTCTACAATAACATTGAGCTAATATTTGGAATTGTGGAATTATGTGCTAGATACATAAAGTAGGGTACAAAATTATTTCATTTGTTCTAGTAACAAATAATATGTTACATAGATTTGCAGTGAGTTGGTTAAGATACCATCTAACGGtttgatcaaaaaataaaattgcatacttatgcatgctttcatctcaattttttttttttaaccatacAGACTCTTAataaagcttaaaatttttttagaaaaaaaaattattattattatttttatttttaatttagagtTTCTGAATCGATAATTATCAGCATTATACATAAATTTAGAATAGTCAAATTTAATATGAAgcaagttttataattttatattactatttatcTGTTGATCAAGTAACCAAAAAATACAATTATCAAGTTTATTgcagggagattgcgttacgtgcggtgagaaagtacgttgaaaaaatagcatatttgttaccgtacgtaatattgcgttccgcatatcgcgataagtcggttacaatatattttctatggtccatcggagaacacagaagcatacctctatatactttttcctcaactccattttatctaatagcgttagataaatctcaataccaaactaagccataATCTCCTTgagtactaattaattaaataattacaaaattcacaaaaattcGGGCCTGGGCCCAGTTTCCGgctcaaaattttgattgattcAGGCAACAATTGATTCATTGCTAGTCCTAAGCCCAGCTCAAATTAACCGGAGTGGATTAGATCCGGCCCGGTAAACTAATAGAAAAGTCCAGGCCCAATATGACTATTTTGGGCTATTAAATTTGCGGGCCCGGTCTGGTTTCACGAACCGGTCCGAAACTTCGCTTATTTAATGGGCTAGGCTAACTGGGCCGATTTTGGGGCACAACAGGACGTACTGCTATAAAAGGGCCCTGGTTTAAACCCCAGAACCCTCGACGTCGTTGCCCCGCAAACCCTCGCCGCTTCCTCGAGCCGCCGATGACCCAACggcggtcgccgccgccgaagCGCCGCCGCGTGTCGCGGCCGCGGCCCCTCCTCGGCTTCTCCCCCTTCGCTCGCTGCGTCCTCCTCTCCCGcgtcgcctccgcctccgcctccgcctcgaaGCCCCCTCCGCGGACGCCGCCGTCCTCCTCTTCGTCCACCCCCCATCGGCGAGGTAAACCCTAATCTCCTTCTCGATCtcgcttcttcttcctcgatcCCGTCACTCACCTCTCCGATCTCCGTTCTAGAGCCAAAAGAAGAAGGAATCGgcaaccctaaacccctaaaacccACCAAACGAATCGAATCCTCCAGcgacgacgaagacgacgaagaagaggaggagcagGAAGTGCGAATCGTGCTTTGTTTTATGGTATTTATACGCTTCTTGATTCCGATTTGATGTTGAGTTTCTGATTCTTATTGGATTCAGCTTGAGACGGTGCAAGCCGATTTCGGATTCTTTGATCCCAAGCCGGGGGATTTCCATGGGGCGAAGCTCCTCCTCCAAAGCTACCTCGACAATGAGCCGTGGGACCTTAGCGGGTTCGTGGACCTCGTCCTGAATCAGACCACGGTGGGGACCGTTGTGAGATTGGACGGCTATGATGATGACAATGAAGGGGACGGGGATAACGGTAGCAGCGGCGGTGACGATGACGAGGATTTGTATGGCGTTGTTACTGCACTCAATTTAAAAAGATATGCTgtaagaaaattgaaaatttgatcaTTTCGGTGTAATTTTGATTCTAGTGTGTCAACAGTTTCTCATGATCTTTCTTTAAAACAACTTATTTATAGGAGCATAAATGCATTAAGGAGCTCAAAAAGTTCCTTCTCGGAGTATGTAGGGATGAGAATACGAAGAAGAAGCTAAAATTGCTATTGGAAGAGCAAGCGAGTCAAGTGGGCTTGTTGGTCTCGCAGCGGTTTGTAAACTGCCCTTACCAACTTGTGCCCCCATTGTATGATGCACTTTTTGATGAGGTCTCATGGGCAACAGAAGATGAGGTATTAGGTTTTCCcccttttcatataaatttcatgCTGAAATTGGTTGTAACTGGATTCGTCTATACCTATCAAAGCCCACACAAGAACTTCGAGACTCCTTCCGGTTCAAAAGCTATTTGTTGATTAGCAGGATATATGAGGTACTTTTCCTTTCCAAATTGTCTAATTTAATTTGTTGCTGGAACTCAATATTATCAATTCACTTTGCAATTGTATGCCTTAAATTCCACCCTAGTATGTAGACAAGAGGCTAGTGACTAGTTCATCGAATATGGTTTATTTACTAGTCATTGCGATATATGATCTCTCTGTTTAACACCGATGTTAGTATCTGCTTATGCGAATGCTTGTTGTGTCGTGATCAGCTTATTGTTGTTCTTTTCTGTAGAGAGATCCGAACAAACCAAAGGGAAAGCGTAGCGTCAATCAAGATGAACCTGTTATTTATATAAAGGCAGAAGATGAAATATTTCATGAGGTATTGAATATATACTATCTTGGATATATActatcttgtatatatatactggATATATACTATCTTGAATATATGCTATCTgctatttgattatttttaagcTACTTATATTACCCTTCTCATTTCAGCTCAGCACTTGGTCTTTTACTTTTCCTGTGCATGCTGAGCAGTTGGTTCCAGACGATGTAAGTTGCATGTAGTTGTTTAAAGTTATGCTATACTTGCTCTTTGTCTTTATTATCCAGCctatttttatgttcttttttctttattaaccGGATTGATAATATtgaacatttaaaattttaattttttggtccATTATGGATGGTTTTCACACTTGTCTAAGCATACTGTGTGTAAGTTGATCTTCATTCTGGAATGTGAATGGAAAAAAATGTGAGGTGGAAACACAGAAGGCCTTTGCGCTTCTAAGAGCACCTTAGCTTAGCCCTTGATAGCATTGGTACTTCTATCACTTTTTCACCCGTTCGATGCTTCGCCGTGATTCACGCAGGTGTGCTTCATGATGCATGCTGTGTTGTGCCTATCATGATTCCCATCTGTCACTCATGTAATTTGTGATGCATGTCCAACAGGTGAAAAGGTGATAGCTTGGTCATTGTGTTTTAGCTTGTAGGGAAGAGACATCCTTCTTTAAAGTAAGAAGTGAGCTAACATTGAAAAAGGCAAACAAGAAGTTTGTAGTTGCTTAAACAAGCTTGTAGTTGCCTAAATGATAAATTGTGGAATTTATGCTGAAAAAGGATCATATTCACGTCCTGTAGAATGTAGTTTTGGGCTATAGAACTATTGTCCTatgcttttaatatttatttctatgcTAGATGCACTTTATGCCAGATTGAGCTAATCTGCTTACCAATCTTTATAAAGGAACTTTTTGGCAAGATATGCAAGTTATTATTTGTCATCAAAATGCTAGATTTATATTCTAAGGTTGACTTGTTATTTGTCATTCGTATTGAAACTTCTTTACATATATTAAGAGAAGTTGTTACTCACAGAATTTCCATTCTGAATAAAAAGTGCTGTGGAGATTGTAGCAGTCTGTTTTTATTATGGTATTCGAATAGATTGCTGCGCCTGCTACTTAACTTTATTGATCTGCATTGAGGATGCTTTATTCTTGCTGCCATTTTTTTATCTTGCACTtgtgattaattttttattctcaaCAAGTTCAAGATAGCACTGCAGTTAAATATGCTGTATTTGATATATTTCCAGTTCATTTATTTGTATGTTTGAATAGTGATCTTATCTTTGATTTCAATTTGCATCAATACCGGTACTCATATTTCTGTTTTCTGCAGTTGAAGAACTATAGGCAGATGGGTCTAGTTCTGGTTGTTAAAGCTGACGATGTTCCCAAGTTTCGAGATAAGTTAAAATCGTTAGTAGCTGCTGAATCATGATGCCTTCGGCATGATAATTTTGGTGTGAAATAGTTGTTCTATATTTCTGAGGGCTAGCTGTTGCCACTTTATTTGTAGTTGAAATATCAAATCTCATTTCATTGTTGCATTTCGTGCAGCAAACATAAATTTCAAGGTGAAGTTTCCTTTTCAATTGGTTGGTAAGGACAGAGGAGCTAAAATTTGTGTAATATCTCTGgaaaagggcttgatggttagtacccgagacccaaattcgaatcctaattgattcacatttctagctaagtttatttctaaatgaaataaacgaagcgggtagcgtgctacctatctttcaaaaaaaaaaaaaatccctagaAAAGTTAAGTATTTTGTAGATTGTCCAAAGATAGGCGGTGGGACACAAAATACTTTTGGCATTTCATTCCCTTCCTTTTTGTTTATGTAGTTGCAGGATGTGCAAATCTATTTTACTTGTAGTTTTAGAGGCTAAACAGAAAAATGTGCATGAGCATTGTAGATTGATCGTGCCCTTCGTTATAATCACAACATTTAGGGGAGTTACCGGTCATTACATTGTCTATTAGGGCTATTCTGCAAATAATTTGCTATTATTTTGTATCAACAAAATGCTAATGGCACATCTTTTTCTAATTTCCGGTATCTATTCTTTCGAATGAGTGATCTTTTTGCAAGTTCAGATCCATTTAGGGGAGTATGATTTATCATTGCTATTGTACTCTATATTGAGTAGTGAGTACATTCCTTGTTAGAGTACGCGGCCCTTTTTCCATTGTGATATCTTGTTGAATTCTCGTATTAGGCGTAGTTTAGAGTAAGATATTCAGTGGTATTTTATTTCGTATGAGAATTTTCTATTATCACTGAAAGCCAGGAGTGTTAATGTGTAGAATGGAATATAGTATATTCGACCTTCAAATcattttttgaaataagataaattatcttataaatgaaatatattatactaCCAAATTATGGATGCCAagaatttttaagaaataaaaactaGACCTTTgccttatatttatataagaaaatttttatacgaaataaattattataagataACTTATTTTGCCATTCAAATAAGTTCTTGTTGTCTAGCTTGTTTTTGTTCGGATCACGGGCTCGTACTGTAGTTATGAATTTAAATGAACTATAAGCTTGATGGTCGCTCAATCAAGAACCTTCTACGCTTCTATATCGAATGAGTATGAGATTTTTTATATGAAGGGGAAGTCGTTTAGTTTAATTTGCAGGCTTACCTAGGCTTTCAagatgttgagagagagagagagagagagagggagtgaatgcgtgtatgtattagagagagagagagagagggagtgaatgcgtgtatgtattagagagagagagagagagacagtgaATGCGTGTATGTATTTGTCATTATATTTTCGAGCTATCAAGCAGCACAAGAAGAGttggtttttctctctttctactTGTGTCTATCTTCCTTTTATTCTGCAATCATCAGATAGAAATTTTATTCCCCTTTCGGTAGGACTTTTGTCtgttcaaagttcaaactgtGAGATACATTTTTAGGGTTCTCGCGTCAAGTCATCCATCTATTCCTGATGTCAAAGTTTTCCGATTTGAGTAGTTAAGTTGGATTTGAGTTTTAAGTACTTAGTTAGGCAGCTGGGAGCTTCAGTTGGAATTTATGTAATCAGTTCGACCTAACAGCGAGTCAAAGCAGCAgccagggacaacttatggaaacGTTTCTAATTACCTCTAGTCAACAAGCTATATCCTTGATGGCAGTTGGGGTATAGTCATTTAAACTGTGTGAATCCTAAAGTTGCTACGTTCACCATTTCATTGAGTAATTAGATTGGTTGTTCCCGTAAATAGATTGCAGTGTAGCTGAATTACTGGCGCTCCCATTAATAAGCTATCCTGCTGGCCCATTCCAAAAGAATGAATGAGGCAGTCAGGCTTCTGGAGGAAgcttattaatttgataaaaaagcctctttttttatgttttcgtttcatttttttgagagaggtaGCAGaccatcttctttttctttttttgagaaataaatggCTATTTATTAGTGCAAGCGAATAAATAAGTGGATAAATACAAGCAAGACGTTTAGTGGGTATCGATGTTCTAAAGAATCTACTTTTTAAATATGAATCGAGAGTTGGATGGCATCCGCATAAGAAATTATATAGCTCTTTTTAGCTTCCCGGTGGACTCTGATCAGCTTGATAAAGTACACATCTAACTTGCTAGAAATTTACAGGCCCATACGgtacttttcattttttattgacAAAAAGATCAGACTGAATGGGCCGAAAAGGAGAGGAAGCCAAGTGGTGAGTGGAGTGGAGCTGATAATAAACTGTTATGAAACTTTTAAACTGACTAATTAGCTTTTTAATCTCTTGTCCATGCAACCAGTGTGGTGATTGTGGTGCCATCAGAAGCATTAGTGGTGACCTCTCCATGATTTCAGGAATTCACTCTGTAACACTTCACCAAGTATGATGGGGCTGCACACGACAGATCGATAAAGCCCGATAAAAATACTTCACATTGGGTGCAAATTATTCAGGTTCCCGATAAGAATCTTCACATCTGTTCAAATGATCCAGTTCCCACGTTTCGGCACTACACGTCTTTACTATAATCTTACATCAAAAGGTCCACGAAGAGAtacattatttatctattttataaaCCCTCATGCGCACCTAATCAACTGGCTGGCCACGATAGCTCCAAGGACAAGGCATACACAAACAAGAAGGTAAAGTGGCAGCCTACCAATATCCCAAGTAATTTCAGGAGACATCGACCACCTTGCTTGCACACGATCAATTAAATTAGTCATGATAGTTTAATAGCGTCTAAACTATGCACACGGCACTCATAAAAGATAAAGATATTGCGCgcgcaagagagagaaaggacaCCAATCCAAGCCGTAATAGCAGTAGTATATAACCACACCAAGTATCCAGTACACGGAGATCGCCACAGTAGTAGTAGTACATCACCAACATACACGTACACGCACGGAACGATACTGTGCATCCCATATATTATGCGTGCACTCTACTAGTGCAACTAGTGCTGCTTATTCTTTACTATTGCCACTCCTAATTAAGTAAGAACTGGTGCAGGCAGTGGGGCCTGCACGAATCCTAGTGCCCCACGGGTTTAGTTGAGGTCCGGGTGGTGGGGAGGCTTGTCGACGTCCTCAAGGGGGCGGAACCACACCTTCTGGTCCAGCACCGTCGACCCGCCACCATTCCCCGCCGCCACAGCAGCTGTGTTGCCCAGCCCGTCCTTTGGtccggcggtggcggtggcggtggcggcggcggcgggcccAAAAACGCCAGTCGTAGGGTGCGGGCCCCAGTACTTGTCCGACACAGCAGCTTCGATCACATGGTCCGGCAACACCACCGGGTGCACCAGATCCTCCGCGTTCTTGTCGTACGATGAAGCGTGCACTCCTCTCCTGCAGATAATACTAAgattttaaacaaattaaagtcTAAATAAATAACTACAATATTTGGACTAAGAGTTGCAATCTTTCAGCCCTCTAAAAGGTTTGTACCCATACTAGCATTTCTCATCTTAAAAGTATTTCTCATCTTAAAAGTAATTTGGACGACGGACAAAAGAGCAATGGTAGTTCTataataactttttaatttaattataattctaCAACTCTTAATtcctaaaaatcataattttttttcactagttTTTATCAACCTTTCTTTACTACtaacataataatattaaaaaaaggtaTATTACCAATCCTTTACTTAAAAGGTTGTATGCTGCAAGGCAACAACCTTTTATTAGATTATAGACTTTGGCATTTCTTCGGGTAAGAGAGAGGAAGCTGTTTCGTGTTATAGGGACAGTGTCATAGGGACAGAAGGGgcattttggatatatat
This genomic window from Ananas comosus cultivar F153 linkage group 3, ASM154086v1, whole genome shotgun sequence contains:
- the LOC109707758 gene encoding uncharacterized protein LOC109707758 isoform X1, whose translation is MAANSKGRAIAGSFGKRFVNQIWASRNPSPIAVFAASDSSIICRRGVHASSYDKNAEDLVHPVVLPDHVIEAAVSDKYWGPHPTTGVFGPAAAATATATAGPKDGLGNTAAVAAGNGGGSTVLDQKVWFRPLEDVDKPPHHPDLN
- the LOC109707033 gene encoding protein BCCIP homolog, yielding MTQRRSPPPKRRRVSRPRPLLGFSPFARCVLLSRVASASASASKPPPRTPPSSSSSTPHRREPKEEGIGNPKPLKPTKRIESSSDDEDDEEEEEQELETVQADFGFFDPKPGDFHGAKLLLQSYLDNEPWDLSGFVDLVLNQTTVGTVVRLDGYDDDNEGDGDNGSSGGDDDEDLYGVVTALNLKRYAEHKCIKELKKFLLGVCRDENTKKKLKLLLEEQASQVGLLVSQRFVNCPYQLVPPLYDALFDEVSWATEDEPTQELRDSFRFKSYLLISRIYERDPNKPKGKRSVNQDEPVIYIKAEDEIFHELSTWSFTFPVHAEQLVPDDLKNYRQMGLVLVVKADDVPKFRDKLKSLVAAES
- the LOC109707758 gene encoding uncharacterized protein LOC109707758 isoform X2 translates to MAANSKGRAIAGSFGKRFVNQIWASRNPSPIAVFAASDSRRGVHASSYDKNAEDLVHPVVLPDHVIEAAVSDKYWGPHPTTGVFGPAAAATATATAGPKDGLGNTAAVAAGNGGGSTVLDQKVWFRPLEDVDKPPHHPDLN